The proteins below come from a single Thermoplasmata archaeon genomic window:
- a CDS encoding 30S ribosomal protein S27e: MTVRCKDCGNTQMVFERASTPVNCLVCGATVATPTGGKAKIREECEVLGRVTD; the protein is encoded by the coding sequence ATAACAGTCAGGTGCAAGGACTGCGGGAACACCCAGATGGTCTTCGAGAGGGCCTCAACTCCCGTGAACTGTCTGGTGTGCGGCGCCACGGTGGCGACGCCGACGGGCGGGAAGGCGAAAATACGGGAGGAGTGCGAGGTGCTAGGGAGGGTGACGGA